A region of the Bacteroidota bacterium genome:
GAAAAAGTTATTTTTATTGTTGGGAATTCCAGAAGTGGAACTACAATGATGCGACGTGTATTGGGAAATCATCCTGATATTTATATGTTGGAAGAATTACATTTTTTCGAACAACTATGGAGCACGTCAGATAAAACCAATGCCATTTCGAAAGAAAATGCCATTCAATTAGCTTCCAAATTATTATTTATACAACGCGATGGTTATTTGTCGGAAATGAATACGGCAAAACACCGCGCCGATGCAGAAACAATCGTTCAGCAAATCAACGGGCCATTATATCCGCATTTAATATTAAATGGTTTTTTGTTTTTTGAAACGCAAAAAAATCATAAAACAATTCCTTGCGAAAAAACACCTCAGGATGTATTTTATATTGCGGAAATTCTGGAATTATTTCCCGGTGCTAAAGTGGTGAATATGGTGCGTGACCCGCGTGGTGTTATGTTAAGCCAAAAACGTAAATGGCAGCGGCGCAAAATGGGAGCTGGTTTTATGACTAAAAAGGAACAGCGCCGATTGAAAATAAATTATCATCCAATCACCATTTCTAAATTGTGGAATTCCAGTATTCGTGCGGCTTCAAAATTCATCGATCATCCCAAAGTACATAATATGATTTTTGAAGGGATGGTAAATGAATCGGAAAAAGAAATTCGTGCACTTTGTAAGTTTCTGGAAATTGATTTTAAACCGGAAATGTTGTTAATTCCGCAAGTAGGTTCCAGCAATGAAGCTGATAAACCGGACGCATTCGGTATAAAAACTGAACGTGCAGGTAATTGGGAAAAAGGTGGTTTAAATAAAGGTGAAATTTATTTCTGCCAAAAATATGTGGCAATTTTATGCAACAGTATGGTTATGAAGTAAAAAAAGTAACGCCAAATCCGTTGGTTGTCGCTTATTATTATATTTCTTTCCCGATTAAAATTATGCTGGCATTATTATTTAATCTGCACCGCATGAAAAATATCGGTGAAGCTATTAAGCGACGTTTAA
Encoded here:
- a CDS encoding sulfotransferase; amino-acid sequence: MSATGQEKVIFIVGNSRSGTTMMRRVLGNHPDIYMLEELHFFEQLWSTSDKTNAISKENAIQLASKLLFIQRDGYLSEMNTAKHRADAETIVQQINGPLYPHLILNGFLFFETQKNHKTIPCEKTPQDVFYIAEILELFPGAKVVNMVRDPRGVMLSQKRKWQRRKMGAGFMTKKEQRRLKINYHPITISKLWNSSIRAASKFIDHPKVHNMIFEGMVNESEKEIRALCKFLEIDFKPEMLLIPQVGSSNEADKPDAFGIKTERAGNWEKGGLNKGEIYFCQKYVAILCNSMVMK